The proteins below are encoded in one region of Nakamurella flava:
- a CDS encoding NAD(P)H-dependent oxidoreductase: MTAIVAVRDPRVVVLVGNPKAGSRTRQLAERTADAIVPGADATTVDIATLAGGLLVPWQLSAEAAAAVDAVLAADLVVLGTPTYKASYPGVLKLFLDAFAAGSLTRTIVQPVITAGGEVHRHLVDIHLRPVLTELGALTPVPSLIITESEIGRFSELLDEHVLQHGPALRAVLDAVAGRPTTTPTAEALR, from the coding sequence ATGACCGCCATCGTCGCCGTCCGCGACCCGCGGGTCGTCGTGCTGGTCGGCAACCCCAAAGCCGGGTCGAGGACCCGCCAGCTCGCCGAGCGCACCGCGGACGCCATCGTCCCGGGGGCCGACGCGACGACCGTCGACATCGCCACGCTGGCCGGGGGGCTGCTCGTCCCGTGGCAGCTGTCGGCCGAAGCTGCGGCCGCCGTCGACGCGGTACTCGCCGCCGATCTGGTCGTGCTGGGAACCCCGACCTACAAGGCGTCCTACCCCGGGGTCCTCAAGCTGTTCCTCGACGCGTTCGCCGCCGGCTCGCTGACGCGCACGATCGTCCAGCCGGTGATCACGGCCGGAGGTGAGGTGCATCGACACCTGGTCGACATCCACCTTCGCCCGGTGCTCACCGAGCTCGGCGCGCTGACACCGGTGCCCTCCCTGATCATCACCGAGTCCGAGATCGGCCGGTTCTCCGAGCTGCTGGACGAGCACGTCCTTCAGCACGGCCCCGCCCTGCGTGCCGTCCTCGATGCGGTGGCCGGTCGACCCACCACCACCCCCACTGCGGAGGCTCTGCGATGA
- a CDS encoding LLM class flavin-dependent oxidoreductase — translation MTTTPLLIGVALDGAGWHPAAWREPTAHPAALFASRTWVELARTADTGGLDFLTLEDVFAPAADGSAPVRLDATLLAARLAPVTTAIGLLPSVAAQQTEPFHAAKAIATLDYAATGRAGVLVRASTSPAEYAHLGRRTGPAPAAERYGEVADYVEVLRRLWDSWEDDAEIRDAATGRFVDIDKLHYIDFAGPHFSVKGPSITPRPPQGQPPVAVTVDASALTDPTALRAAVRGADLVLAPAADVGEFGVAADRIRASAPTPDQGPAIVAEIAVALDRPGDPADRRLARLDGRQSWSSPTAVVGGSADAVADTIGRWQAAGADGVRLRPAVLPDDLHAITDDLLPALRARGLTRPAENAAATFRDRLGLARPENRYATSGVSA, via the coding sequence ATGACCACCACGCCCCTGTTGATCGGCGTCGCCCTGGACGGAGCCGGCTGGCACCCCGCCGCCTGGCGGGAGCCGACCGCCCATCCGGCCGCCCTCTTCGCCAGCCGCACGTGGGTCGAACTGGCCCGGACCGCGGACACCGGCGGGCTCGACTTCCTCACCCTCGAGGACGTCTTCGCCCCGGCGGCCGACGGGAGTGCCCCGGTCCGGCTGGACGCCACGCTGCTGGCCGCCCGGCTCGCCCCGGTCACCACCGCGATCGGTCTGCTGCCCTCGGTCGCGGCCCAGCAGACCGAGCCGTTCCACGCGGCCAAGGCCATCGCCACCCTCGACTACGCGGCGACCGGACGGGCCGGCGTCCTGGTGCGCGCGTCCACCTCGCCCGCCGAATACGCCCACCTCGGTCGTCGTACCGGACCGGCCCCGGCGGCCGAACGCTACGGCGAGGTGGCCGACTACGTCGAGGTGCTGCGACGGCTGTGGGACAGCTGGGAGGACGACGCCGAGATCCGCGACGCCGCGACCGGCCGGTTCGTCGACATCGACAAGCTGCACTACATCGACTTCGCCGGGCCGCACTTCTCGGTCAAGGGGCCGTCCATCACGCCCCGTCCGCCGCAGGGGCAGCCGCCGGTCGCGGTGACGGTCGACGCGTCCGCCCTCACCGACCCGACGGCGCTGCGGGCCGCGGTGCGTGGGGCCGACCTGGTGCTGGCGCCGGCGGCCGACGTCGGGGAATTCGGGGTCGCTGCGGACCGCATCCGCGCGAGCGCTCCGACGCCGGACCAGGGTCCGGCGATCGTCGCCGAGATCGCTGTCGCGCTGGACCGTCCCGGGGATCCGGCCGATCGGCGTCTGGCCCGGCTGGACGGCCGGCAGTCCTGGTCGTCCCCGACCGCGGTCGTCGGCGGTTCGGCCGACGCGGTCGCCGACACCATCGGGCGCTGGCAGGCGGCCGGGGCGGACGGTGTCCGGCTGCGCCCGGCGGTCCTGCCCGACGACCTGCACGCCATCACCGACGACCTGCTGCCCGCCCTGCGCGCCCGTGGGCTGACCCGCCCGGCCGAGAACGCGGCCGCCACCTTCCGGGACAGGCTGGGTCTGGCCCGTCCCGAGAACCGTTACGCCACCTCAGGAGTCAGCGCATGA
- a CDS encoding NtaA/DmoA family FMN-dependent monooxygenase (This protein belongs to a clade of FMN-dependent monooxygenases, within a broader family of flavin-dependent oxidoreductases, the luciferase-like monooxygenase (LMM) family, some of whose members use coenzyme F420 rather than FMN.), translated as MTSPRPRKQVHLAAHFPGVNNTTVWSDPRSGSHIEFDSFVRFAQIAERAKFDFLFLAEGLRLREQNGRIYDLDVVGRPDTFTVLAALAAVTDRLGLTGTINSTFNEPFEVASQFASLDHLSDGRAAWNVVTSWDAFTGENFRRGGYLPESDRYERAQAFLDAATTLFDSWDGVDVVADAESGRLFSADEPGTYAIRDDFFDIAGRFPVPTSPQGRPVIFQAGDSKRGREFAAASADAIFTRHGTLDAGQAFYADVKGRLSRYGRTHDELLVLPAATFALADTDEQAAELAAEIRRQQVSPQTALRFAEQLWNRNLSDYDPDGPVPEFDPVEGEHTIARGRASVRQHGDRLTEAQRWRRLGAEKGLSLREVVIEVTGRQNFIGSPETIAATIDRYVQADASDGFILVPHITPDGLAEFADRVVPLLQERGVFRTEYTGTTLRDHLGLRVPTPRSLAGAR; from the coding sequence ATGACCAGCCCCCGTCCCCGCAAGCAGGTCCACCTCGCCGCGCACTTCCCGGGGGTCAACAACACCACGGTGTGGAGCGACCCCCGGTCGGGCAGCCACATCGAGTTCGACTCCTTCGTGCGTTTCGCGCAGATCGCCGAACGGGCCAAGTTCGACTTCCTGTTCCTGGCCGAGGGGCTGCGGCTGCGCGAACAGAACGGCCGGATCTACGACCTCGACGTCGTCGGCCGCCCGGACACGTTCACCGTGCTGGCCGCCCTGGCCGCGGTCACCGACCGGCTGGGTCTGACCGGCACCATCAACTCGACGTTCAACGAGCCGTTCGAGGTGGCCAGCCAGTTCGCCTCCCTCGACCATCTGTCGGACGGCCGGGCCGCCTGGAACGTCGTCACTTCCTGGGACGCGTTCACCGGTGAGAACTTCCGCCGCGGCGGGTATCTCCCGGAGTCGGACCGGTACGAGAGGGCGCAGGCGTTCCTCGACGCGGCCACCACGCTGTTCGACTCCTGGGACGGGGTCGACGTGGTCGCCGACGCCGAGTCCGGCCGGCTGTTCTCCGCCGACGAACCCGGCACCTACGCGATCCGCGACGACTTCTTCGACATCGCCGGACGTTTCCCGGTGCCGACCAGCCCCCAGGGCCGGCCGGTGATCTTCCAGGCCGGCGATTCCAAGCGCGGCCGGGAGTTCGCGGCCGCGTCGGCCGACGCGATCTTCACCCGGCACGGGACGCTCGACGCCGGCCAGGCGTTCTACGCCGACGTCAAGGGGCGCCTGTCCCGCTACGGACGCACGCACGACGAACTGCTGGTCCTGCCGGCCGCGACGTTCGCGCTGGCCGACACCGACGAGCAGGCGGCGGAACTCGCGGCCGAGATCCGCCGCCAGCAGGTCAGCCCGCAGACCGCCCTGCGGTTCGCCGAGCAACTGTGGAACCGCAACCTCTCCGACTACGACCCGGACGGCCCGGTCCCGGAGTTCGACCCGGTCGAGGGCGAGCACACCATCGCGCGGGGCCGGGCCAGCGTCCGCCAGCACGGCGACCGGCTCACCGAAGCCCAGCGGTGGCGCCGGCTGGGCGCCGAGAAGGGCCTGTCCCTGCGGGAGGTGGTCATCGAGGTCACCGGCCGGCAGAACTTCATCGGCTCCCCGGAGACGATCGCCGCCACCATCGACCGGTACGTGCAGGCCGACGCCAGCGACGGCTTCATCCTCGTCCCGCACATCACCCCGGACGGGTTGGCCGAGTTCGCCGACCGGGTGGTGCCGCTCCTGCAGGAGCGGGGCGTGTTCCGGACCGAGTACACCGGGACCACCCTGCGGGACCACCTCGGCCTGCGGGTGCCGACCCCACGGTCGCTGGCCGGCGCCCGATGA
- a CDS encoding GNAT family N-acetyltransferase, with the protein MTGTLPVPDLGLPADPTLGDPVLDQPVWASLLGVHGRLAERHRRAARYHPDVAGFVALSDPDDPAAWADLAALVGPGVTVALSGVTAPPPPGWRIGEDLPGVQMVDVSVDKRPDPEAIRLTREDVPEILDLVDRTRPGPFRPGTIELGTYLGIRRGGRLVAMAGERLHPPGWTEISAVCTDPGYRGQGLATRLVSAVGAGIAARGERALLHAWAGNVSAIRLYESLGFRLRRTTRFAQYTTPEDAS; encoded by the coding sequence ATGACCGGCACGCTGCCCGTCCCGGATCTCGGCCTGCCCGCCGATCCGACTCTCGGCGACCCGGTGCTGGACCAGCCGGTCTGGGCCTCACTGCTCGGCGTGCACGGTCGGCTGGCCGAGCGGCACCGCCGGGCCGCCCGCTACCACCCCGACGTCGCCGGTTTCGTGGCCCTGTCGGACCCCGACGACCCGGCAGCCTGGGCCGATCTGGCCGCCCTGGTCGGGCCGGGGGTCACCGTGGCGCTGTCCGGCGTTACCGCGCCACCGCCACCCGGCTGGCGGATCGGCGAGGACCTGCCCGGCGTACAGATGGTCGACGTCTCCGTGGACAAACGACCCGACCCGGAGGCGATACGGCTGACCCGGGAGGACGTCCCGGAAATCCTGGACCTCGTCGACCGGACCCGGCCGGGCCCGTTCCGCCCGGGGACCATCGAGCTCGGCACCTACCTGGGCATCCGGCGGGGTGGACGACTGGTCGCAATGGCCGGCGAGCGTCTGCACCCACCGGGATGGACCGAGATCAGCGCCGTGTGCACCGATCCCGGATACCGGGGCCAGGGTCTGGCGACCCGCTTGGTGTCCGCGGTCGGCGCCGGTATCGCGGCCCGCGGCGAACGGGCGCTGCTGCACGCCTGGGCCGGCAACGTCTCGGCCATCCGGCTGTACGAATCGCTGGGCTTCCGACTGCGCCGCACGACCCGGTTCGCCCAGTACACGACCCCGGAGGATGCCTCATGA
- a CDS encoding PLP-dependent aminotransferase family protein, whose protein sequence is MTAVLGAVEPTGLARPTVSLETARRLTALTAGFPLQPVGPGSIPLSGGIPAPDVLPVAELAESFATVLTDPAAATVSLPYARPEGVAELRAWLADREGVADPDRIQVTDGALHAISLIMQAVLDPGDLVLVESPTFPLALRLLQYHGARWEPVPVDAHGLDVDELERRLRAGVRPRMLYLIPDFQNPTAVTLSAQRRTRLVELAERYGFVVLADNPYQELTFGGNPLPGLDVGSDRVVRANTFSKTLGPGLRTGWLVLPRWLREPVTVVRANTDQFTSLVTQRAIADLVTRPGRFEQIVQRARVAYARRAATLRAALLAETDGALAVPDVDGGIFLWARITRPGLDADQVLERALLEGTNFQPGRHFDAASSDGSGPAYRRHLRLGFSAVAEDDLVEAARRLGRAVRAQ, encoded by the coding sequence ATGACGGCGGTGCTCGGGGCGGTCGAGCCGACGGGCCTGGCCCGGCCGACGGTGAGTCTCGAGACCGCCCGTCGGCTCACCGCTCTCACCGCCGGGTTCCCGCTGCAACCGGTGGGACCGGGCAGCATCCCGTTGAGTGGTGGGATTCCCGCCCCGGACGTCCTGCCGGTGGCCGAACTGGCCGAGAGTTTCGCGACCGTCCTGACCGACCCGGCCGCCGCCACCGTGTCCCTGCCCTACGCGCGGCCCGAGGGCGTGGCCGAGCTCAGGGCGTGGCTGGCCGACCGGGAGGGCGTCGCCGACCCGGACCGCATCCAGGTGACCGACGGGGCGCTGCACGCCATCTCGCTGATCATGCAGGCCGTGCTGGATCCCGGTGACCTGGTGCTGGTCGAGAGCCCCACCTTCCCGCTGGCCCTGCGCCTGCTGCAGTATCACGGGGCCCGGTGGGAACCGGTGCCGGTCGACGCGCACGGACTGGACGTCGACGAACTGGAACGGCGGCTGCGGGCCGGGGTGCGCCCCCGAATGCTCTACCTGATCCCGGACTTCCAGAACCCGACCGCGGTGACCCTCTCGGCCCAGCGCCGCACCCGGTTGGTCGAGCTGGCCGAGCGGTACGGTTTCGTCGTCCTGGCCGACAACCCCTACCAGGAGCTGACTTTCGGTGGTAATCCGCTGCCCGGGTTGGACGTCGGCTCCGATCGGGTCGTCCGGGCGAACACGTTCTCCAAGACGCTGGGCCCGGGGTTGCGGACCGGCTGGCTGGTGCTGCCCCGGTGGTTGCGGGAACCGGTCACGGTGGTCAGGGCCAACACCGACCAGTTCACCTCCCTGGTCACCCAGCGGGCCATCGCCGACCTGGTGACCCGGCCGGGCCGATTCGAGCAGATCGTGCAGCGGGCGCGGGTCGCGTACGCCCGCCGGGCCGCGACCCTGCGCGCCGCTCTGCTGGCCGAGACCGACGGGGCCCTGGCGGTTCCCGACGTCGACGGCGGCATCTTCCTGTGGGCCCGGATCACCCGGCCCGGTCTGGACGCCGATCAGGTCCTGGAACGGGCGCTGCTGGAGGGGACGAACTTCCAGCCGGGTCGGCACTTCGACGCGGCCAGCAGCGACGGCTCCGGCCCGGCGTACCGCCGGCACCTGCGGCTGGGGTTCTCCGCAGTCGCCGAGGACGACCTCGTCGAGGCGGCCCGACGGTTGGGCCGTGCGGTCCGTGCGCAGTAG
- a CDS encoding LysE family translocator — protein MTTLSAVWSFILVVGLLTVTPGLDTALIVRTAATGHPRRAWGVVTGIQTGTLIWGVATSLGITAVVTASTLAYEVLRWTGAAYLVWMGLRMLWAARRDAGGAPQGSPVSPAGTDGVEVDKGDERGAFRAGWRRGAATNLLNPKMGAFYVALLPQFIPAGASPLPFGVLLAGVHVALGVVWSAALVLVARRVRSILQRPRTRRVMDGVTGTVIAGFGVKLALSSR, from the coding sequence GTGACAACACTGAGTGCCGTGTGGTCGTTCATCCTCGTTGTGGGCCTGCTGACCGTCACCCCAGGGTTGGACACCGCCCTGATCGTGCGCACGGCGGCAACCGGACACCCGCGGCGCGCCTGGGGCGTCGTCACCGGCATTCAGACCGGCACCCTGATCTGGGGGGTCGCTACATCGCTGGGCATCACCGCCGTGGTCACCGCCTCCACCCTGGCCTACGAGGTGCTGCGCTGGACCGGCGCGGCGTACCTGGTCTGGATGGGCCTGAGGATGCTGTGGGCCGCGCGCCGCGATGCGGGTGGCGCACCGCAGGGGAGCCCGGTGTCCCCGGCTGGCACTGACGGCGTGGAGGTCGACAAAGGCGACGAACGGGGCGCCTTTCGCGCTGGCTGGCGGCGCGGTGCCGCCACCAATCTGCTGAACCCCAAGATGGGCGCCTTCTACGTCGCCCTGCTCCCCCAGTTCATCCCCGCCGGTGCCTCGCCGTTGCCCTTCGGCGTGCTGCTGGCCGGCGTCCATGTCGCCCTGGGCGTGGTGTGGTCAGCGGCCCTCGTGCTCGTCGCCCGCCGAGTCCGATCGATCCTGCAGCGCCCGAGGACGCGGCGGGTCATGGATGGAGTGACGGGCACCGTCATCGCCGGATTCGGCGTGAAGCTCGCTCTCAGCAGCCGCTAG
- a CDS encoding ABC transporter substrate-binding protein, whose protein sequence is MLTRLRRGAAVTSAVMAAALMLAACGGGSSTSPAASTSDGTASPAAAQTGSAATFNLTPDQNRIRTEKVDAIAALVPQEIRDRGTIRITGSAGTAPPLRFYADDDTTLIGSEVDLAELFSDVLGLQVEEGTADWAQNFVRIDSGEADAFISNVTVTEERKEKYDFATYRQDTLGLESRADDPWTVSGRKDLAGKVIAVGSGTNQEKLLVDWNEANVADGLAPIDIKYFQNSTDYYLALSSGRIDGYLGPNPTAQFHAASTGETTVIGTFSGAGDALQGEIAVLSLKGNGLAQAYAAAINHTIENGTYQQVLDRWQLGSEAVDKSEINPPGLPKTG, encoded by the coding sequence ATGCTCACCCGACTCCGTCGCGGCGCCGCTGTGACCTCGGCCGTCATGGCCGCGGCTCTGATGCTGGCCGCCTGCGGCGGCGGCTCGTCGACTTCCCCGGCCGCGAGCACCAGTGACGGCACCGCGTCGCCGGCCGCCGCGCAGACCGGCTCGGCGGCGACGTTCAACCTGACGCCGGACCAGAACCGCATCCGCACCGAGAAGGTCGACGCCATCGCCGCTCTCGTCCCCCAGGAGATCCGGGACCGGGGCACGATCCGCATCACCGGATCGGCCGGAACCGCTCCGCCCCTGCGTTTCTACGCCGACGACGACACCACCCTGATCGGCTCCGAGGTCGACTTGGCCGAATTGTTCTCCGACGTCCTGGGCCTGCAGGTGGAGGAAGGGACCGCCGACTGGGCGCAGAACTTCGTCCGCATCGACTCCGGTGAGGCGGACGCCTTCATCTCCAATGTCACCGTCACCGAGGAACGCAAGGAGAAGTACGACTTCGCCACCTACCGGCAGGACACCCTCGGTCTGGAAAGCCGCGCGGACGATCCGTGGACGGTGTCCGGTCGCAAGGACCTCGCCGGCAAGGTGATCGCCGTCGGATCGGGCACCAACCAGGAGAAGCTGCTGGTCGACTGGAACGAGGCGAACGTGGCGGACGGTCTCGCGCCGATCGACATCAAGTACTTCCAGAACTCGACCGACTACTACCTGGCCCTGTCGTCGGGCCGCATCGACGGGTATCTCGGGCCGAACCCGACCGCGCAGTTCCACGCGGCCAGCACCGGCGAGACCACGGTGATCGGCACCTTCTCCGGTGCCGGAGACGCCCTGCAGGGCGAGATCGCCGTGCTGTCCCTCAAGGGCAACGGGCTGGCGCAGGCGTACGCCGCCGCGATCAACCACACCATCGAGAACGGGACCTATCAGCAGGTTCTCGACCGTTGGCAGCTCGGCAGCGAGGCCGTCGACAAGTCCGAGATCAACCCGCCGGGTCTGCCCAAGACCGGCTGA
- a CDS encoding amino acid ABC transporter ATP-binding protein has product MSGLFDRLRGRRSGAPAPADSADALEIFGVHKSYGKLTVLDGIDLRVRRGEVVAIIGPSGSGKSTLLRCINHLEKVDQGLILVGAEPIGYRLQGTRLHELSERDILRQRVKVGFVFQNFNLFPHLTVLQNVVEAPGSAQRRPREEVLDRARELLAAVGVADKADAYPRQLSGGQQQRVAIARALALEPEVLLFDEPTSALDPELVGEVLAVIRDLAAQGRTLVIVTHEIAFARETADRIVFMDQGVVVEEGPPAQVLDRPAQDRTRAFLQAVL; this is encoded by the coding sequence ATGAGCGGCCTGTTCGACCGGCTGCGCGGCCGCCGCTCCGGAGCCCCGGCACCGGCCGACTCGGCGGACGCCCTGGAGATCTTCGGTGTGCACAAGTCCTACGGCAAGCTCACCGTGCTGGACGGCATCGACTTGCGGGTTCGACGGGGCGAGGTGGTCGCCATCATCGGACCGTCCGGCTCGGGCAAGTCCACCCTGCTCCGCTGTATCAACCACCTCGAGAAGGTCGACCAGGGTCTGATCCTGGTGGGTGCCGAACCCATCGGCTACCGCCTGCAGGGCACCCGGCTGCACGAACTCTCCGAGCGGGACATCCTGCGTCAACGCGTCAAAGTGGGCTTCGTGTTCCAGAACTTCAACCTCTTCCCGCATCTGACGGTGCTGCAGAACGTCGTCGAGGCGCCGGGCTCCGCGCAACGCCGTCCCCGGGAGGAGGTGCTCGACCGGGCCAGGGAGTTGCTCGCCGCGGTGGGGGTGGCCGACAAGGCCGACGCCTATCCCCGGCAGCTGTCCGGCGGCCAGCAGCAGCGGGTGGCCATCGCCCGGGCGCTGGCTCTGGAGCCCGAGGTCCTGCTCTTCGACGAACCGACCTCGGCCCTGGATCCGGAACTGGTCGGCGAGGTCCTCGCCGTGATCCGGGATCTCGCCGCCCAGGGCCGGACCCTGGTCATCGTCACCCACGAGATCGCCTTCGCCCGGGAGACCGCCGACCGGATCGTCTTCATGGATCAGGGTGTCGTCGTCGAGGAAGGGCCGCCCGCCCAGGTTCTCGACCGTCCCGCCCAGGACCGGACCCGCGCCTTCCTGCAGGCCGTCCTTTGA
- a CDS encoding amino acid ABC transporter permease: protein MSSSLIEHPGASHPDADPRSSSLDPSSLTVVRSRHPWRWAAAAGALVLVAQFVNGLITNPGWDWPAFADYFTAPAVLRALWLTVQLTIYGTVLGFALGIALAAARLSKNPVLQTISWTYVWAFRSIPLIVQLLFWFNIAYLYQSISIGVPFGPGLFSVDVNSTISGMAAAVIGLGLHQAAYSAEIIRGGILSVDPGQLEAAAALGLPRRRQFFRIVLPQAMRGILPNAANEVISLFKGTSIVSTMAIAELFYQVQVIYGRNGRVVPLLMVATVWYIVLTTALSVVQYYVERHYAKGAVRTLPPTPWQRLRARVNGDAR, encoded by the coding sequence ATGTCCTCTTCGCTCATCGAGCATCCGGGGGCGTCGCATCCCGATGCCGACCCGCGCTCATCGTCCCTCGACCCGTCGAGCCTGACCGTCGTCCGGTCCCGCCACCCCTGGCGGTGGGCCGCGGCCGCCGGCGCGCTCGTCCTGGTCGCCCAGTTCGTCAACGGTCTCATCACCAACCCCGGCTGGGACTGGCCCGCGTTCGCCGACTACTTCACCGCTCCCGCGGTGCTGCGGGCCCTGTGGCTGACGGTGCAGCTCACCATCTACGGCACCGTGCTCGGTTTCGCGCTCGGTATCGCACTGGCAGCCGCCCGCCTGTCGAAGAACCCGGTGCTGCAGACGATCTCGTGGACCTACGTCTGGGCCTTCCGCTCGATCCCGTTGATCGTGCAACTGCTGTTCTGGTTCAACATCGCCTACCTCTACCAGAGCATCTCGATCGGGGTGCCGTTCGGACCCGGCCTGTTCAGCGTCGACGTCAACTCCACGATCAGTGGGATGGCCGCCGCCGTCATCGGTCTCGGGCTGCACCAGGCCGCCTACTCCGCCGAGATCATCCGCGGCGGCATCCTCTCGGTCGACCCCGGTCAACTGGAGGCGGCGGCCGCGTTGGGCCTGCCCCGCCGGCGGCAGTTCTTCCGCATCGTGCTGCCCCAGGCCATGCGCGGCATCCTGCCGAACGCCGCCAACGAGGTGATCAGCCTGTTCAAGGGCACGTCCATCGTCTCCACCATGGCGATCGCCGAGCTCTTCTACCAGGTGCAGGTCATCTACGGCCGCAACGGGCGGGTCGTCCCGCTGCTCATGGTCGCCACCGTCTGGTACATCGTGCTGACCACGGCCCTGTCGGTCGTCCAGTACTACGTGGAGCGGCACTACGCCAAGGGGGCCGTGCGCACCCTGCCGCCGACTCCCTGGCAGCGCCTGCGCGCTCGGGTGAACGGAGACGCCCGATGA
- a CDS encoding putative leader peptide — translation MTRIDATPRVFAGLCACFLAAASDRSCRRHIDLQRVSSALCPAG, via the coding sequence ATGACGCGTATCGACGCGACACCACGCGTGTTCGCCGGCCTGTGCGCCTGCTTCCTGGCCGCGGCCAGCGACCGCTCCTGCCGCCGGCACATCGACCTGCAGCGCGTGTCCAGCGCCCTGTGTCCGGCCGGCTGA
- a CDS encoding MetQ/NlpA family ABC transporter substrate-binding protein — translation MSTGSDTPDQPSLPPRLPDRRQSRRGLLVGAAVSAVAVVVAATLLIVNLTKSGDDKAVVRVGTTEASADYWPILKNLASQNGIDLQTVNFGDYTQANPALAQGQIDLNLFQHLLFLANYNVSAGQTLTPIGSTVVVPLGLYSNRYTALDQIPAGGQVAIPNDPTNQARALLVLQQAGLISLTGGGTVLSTPADVDTAASKVTVVPVDAQQTVTSLSSVDAAVVNNNFALDAKLDPSKALYNDDPSKPAAEPYINAFVARDADKANPTYLKLVELYHDPSVTDAVVKASQGTAVIVDRPEADLQTILGQLQDTVRSAQ, via the coding sequence ATGTCCACCGGATCCGACACCCCCGACCAGCCCTCACTCCCGCCGCGGCTGCCTGATCGCCGTCAGTCCCGTCGCGGCCTGCTCGTCGGCGCCGCCGTCTCAGCGGTGGCCGTCGTCGTCGCCGCCACCCTGCTGATCGTCAACCTCACCAAGTCGGGCGACGACAAGGCGGTGGTGCGCGTCGGCACCACCGAGGCCAGCGCCGACTACTGGCCGATCCTGAAGAACCTGGCCAGCCAGAACGGCATCGACCTGCAGACCGTGAATTTCGGCGACTACACCCAGGCCAACCCGGCGCTCGCCCAGGGGCAGATCGACCTGAACCTGTTCCAGCACCTGCTGTTCCTCGCCAACTACAACGTCTCGGCCGGTCAGACCCTCACCCCGATCGGTTCGACCGTCGTCGTGCCCCTGGGGCTGTACTCGAACCGATACACCGCGCTTGACCAGATCCCGGCCGGGGGTCAGGTGGCCATCCCTAACGACCCGACCAACCAGGCCCGGGCGCTGCTCGTGCTCCAGCAGGCCGGTCTCATCTCGCTGACCGGGGGCGGCACCGTGCTGTCGACCCCGGCCGACGTCGACACCGCCGCCTCCAAGGTGACGGTGGTCCCGGTGGACGCCCAGCAGACGGTGACCTCGTTGTCCTCGGTCGACGCCGCGGTCGTCAACAACAACTTCGCGCTGGACGCCAAGCTCGATCCGTCCAAGGCGCTGTACAACGACGATCCGTCCAAGCCGGCCGCGGAGCCATACATCAACGCGTTCGTCGCCCGCGACGCGGACAAGGCCAACCCCACGTACCTCAAGCTCGTCGAGCTCTACCACGACCCATCGGTGACCGATGCCGTCGTGAAGGCCTCGCAGGGCACGGCCGTGATCGTCGATCGTCCCGAGGCCGACCTGCAGACCATCCTGGGCCAGCTCCAGGACACCGTCCGCAGCGCGCAGTGA